The following proteins are encoded in a genomic region of Solea senegalensis isolate Sse05_10M linkage group LG5, IFAPA_SoseM_1, whole genome shotgun sequence:
- the crybb2 gene encoding beta-crystallin B2 isoform X3: protein MATDHQNPASKQQQQQQPSTSAFKLVIYEQENFQGRSHELTGPCNNLPEAGVEKVGSILVLCGPWVGYEQANCKGEQYVFEKGEYPRWDSWTNSRRSDTVLAFRPIKVDSQEHKIVLYENPSFAGKKIEIVDDDVPSFHAHGYQEKVSSVRVQSGIWVGYQYPGYRGYQYLFEKGEYKDTAEFGAQIPQIQSVRRIRDVQWHQRGAFHPVN from the exons ATGGCCACAGACCACCAGAACCCTGCgtccaagcagcagcagcagcagcagccgagcACCAGTGCGTTTAAG CTGGTTATCTATGAGCAGGAGAACTTCCAGGGACGCTCCCACGAGCTGACCGGCCCCTGTAACAACCTCCCGGAAGCAGGCGTGGAGAAAGTGGGCTCCATCCTGGTGCTGTGTGGACC ATGGGTGGGATACGAGCAGGCCAACTGTAAGGGGGAGCAGTATGTGTTTGAGAAGGGGGAGTATCCTCGCTGGGATTCCTGGACAAACAGCAGGCGCAGTGACACCGTTCTTGCATTCCGACCAATTAAAGTG GACAGCCAGGAGCACAAGATTGTCCTTTATGAAAACCCCAGCTTTGCAGGGAAGAAGATAGAAATCGTAGACGATGATGTCCCCAGTTTTCATGCACATGGCTACCAGGAGAAGGTCTCCTCTGTGAGGGTTCAGAGTGGCAT CTGGGTGGGCTATCAGTATCCAGGCTACAGAGGATACCAGTACCTGTTTGAAAAGGGGGAGTACAAGGACACCGCCGAGTTCGGAGCCCAGATTCCTCAGATCCAGTCAGTTCGGCGCATCAGAGACGTGCAGTGGCATCAGAGGGGAGCTTTTCACCCCGTCAACTGA
- the crybb2 gene encoding beta-crystallin B2 isoform X2: protein MSGCTNVTTNEITLRECDSPRWGGRAVTPSSQTAVWAYDRPTHRRLLAELPPLTDAYILSRSCHHKLTGTHSFTLADPFTMATDHQNPASKQQQQQQPSTSAFKLVIYEQENFQGRSHELTGPCNNLPEAGVEKVGSILVLCGPWVGYEQANCKGEQYVFEKGEYPRWDSWTNSRRSDTVLAFRPIKVDSQEHKIVLYENPSFAGKKIEIVDDDVPSFHAHGYQEKVSSVRVQSGIWVGYQYPGYRGYQYLFEKGEYKDTAEFGAQIPQIQSVRRIRDVQWHQRGAFHPVN from the exons ATGAGCGGCTGCACAAATGTGACAACTAATGAAATAACTCTGCGGGAGTGTGACAGCCCGAGGTGGGGTGGCAGAGCCGTGACCCCCTCGTCTCAGACAGCCGTGTGGGCCTATGACAGGCCGACACACAGGCGGCTGCTGGCAGAGCTTCCTCCCCTGACCGATGCATATATATTGAGCCGATCGTGCCATCACAAGCTCACTGGCACACACAG TTTCACCCTCGCCGATCCGTTCACTATGGCCACAGACCACCAGAACCCTGCgtccaagcagcagcagcagcagcagccgagcACCAGTGCGTTTAAG CTGGTTATCTATGAGCAGGAGAACTTCCAGGGACGCTCCCACGAGCTGACCGGCCCCTGTAACAACCTCCCGGAAGCAGGCGTGGAGAAAGTGGGCTCCATCCTGGTGCTGTGTGGACC ATGGGTGGGATACGAGCAGGCCAACTGTAAGGGGGAGCAGTATGTGTTTGAGAAGGGGGAGTATCCTCGCTGGGATTCCTGGACAAACAGCAGGCGCAGTGACACCGTTCTTGCATTCCGACCAATTAAAGTG GACAGCCAGGAGCACAAGATTGTCCTTTATGAAAACCCCAGCTTTGCAGGGAAGAAGATAGAAATCGTAGACGATGATGTCCCCAGTTTTCATGCACATGGCTACCAGGAGAAGGTCTCCTCTGTGAGGGTTCAGAGTGGCAT CTGGGTGGGCTATCAGTATCCAGGCTACAGAGGATACCAGTACCTGTTTGAAAAGGGGGAGTACAAGGACACCGCCGAGTTCGGAGCCCAGATTCCTCAGATCCAGTCAGTTCGGCGCATCAGAGACGTGCAGTGGCATCAGAGGGGAGCTTTTCACCCCGTCAACTGA
- the crybb2 gene encoding beta-crystallin B2 isoform X1, protein MSGCTNVTTNEITLRECDSPRWGGRAVTPSSQTAVWAYDRPTHRRLLAELPPLTDAYILSRSCHHKLTGTHRYCFTLADPFTMATDHQNPASKQQQQQQPSTSAFKLVIYEQENFQGRSHELTGPCNNLPEAGVEKVGSILVLCGPWVGYEQANCKGEQYVFEKGEYPRWDSWTNSRRSDTVLAFRPIKVDSQEHKIVLYENPSFAGKKIEIVDDDVPSFHAHGYQEKVSSVRVQSGIWVGYQYPGYRGYQYLFEKGEYKDTAEFGAQIPQIQSVRRIRDVQWHQRGAFHPVN, encoded by the exons ATGAGCGGCTGCACAAATGTGACAACTAATGAAATAACTCTGCGGGAGTGTGACAGCCCGAGGTGGGGTGGCAGAGCCGTGACCCCCTCGTCTCAGACAGCCGTGTGGGCCTATGACAGGCCGACACACAGGCGGCTGCTGGCAGAGCTTCCTCCCCTGACCGATGCATATATATTGAGCCGATCGTGCCATCACAAGCTCACTGGCACACACAGGTACTG TTTCACCCTCGCCGATCCGTTCACTATGGCCACAGACCACCAGAACCCTGCgtccaagcagcagcagcagcagcagccgagcACCAGTGCGTTTAAG CTGGTTATCTATGAGCAGGAGAACTTCCAGGGACGCTCCCACGAGCTGACCGGCCCCTGTAACAACCTCCCGGAAGCAGGCGTGGAGAAAGTGGGCTCCATCCTGGTGCTGTGTGGACC ATGGGTGGGATACGAGCAGGCCAACTGTAAGGGGGAGCAGTATGTGTTTGAGAAGGGGGAGTATCCTCGCTGGGATTCCTGGACAAACAGCAGGCGCAGTGACACCGTTCTTGCATTCCGACCAATTAAAGTG GACAGCCAGGAGCACAAGATTGTCCTTTATGAAAACCCCAGCTTTGCAGGGAAGAAGATAGAAATCGTAGACGATGATGTCCCCAGTTTTCATGCACATGGCTACCAGGAGAAGGTCTCCTCTGTGAGGGTTCAGAGTGGCAT CTGGGTGGGCTATCAGTATCCAGGCTACAGAGGATACCAGTACCTGTTTGAAAAGGGGGAGTACAAGGACACCGCCGAGTTCGGAGCCCAGATTCCTCAGATCCAGTCAGTTCGGCGCATCAGAGACGTGCAGTGGCATCAGAGGGGAGCTTTTCACCCCGTCAACTGA